A single Pseudoxanthomonas sp. DNA region contains:
- the dxr gene encoding 1-deoxy-D-xylulose-5-phosphate reductoisomerase — protein sequence MTAHVPRNVAVLGATGSIGASALDVIARHPDRYRAGLLAAGGNVEALLALCVAHRPDHAVIADEGLYARLRDGLSQAGLPTRAHAGTAALDALVAEPDCGIVVAAIVGAAGLSSTLAAARAGKRLLLANKESLVLAGELVTAAADAAGAEIIPIDSEHNAIFQCLRSRQAQAEVSRIVLTASGGPFRGRRRAELAQVTREQAVAHPKWSMGPKISVDSATLMNKGLELIEAHHLFGVGRERLDVLVHPQSLVHSLVEFVDGSTLAQLGLPDMRTSLAVGLGWPERIGSGVGGLDLLQHPRLEFEAPDTDAFPCLRLAWEAMAAGGTAPAVLNAANEVAVSAFLQGQIGFLSIPALVEDALAALPAAPADSLDALLAADVEARRLTDRNLASHLSA from the coding sequence CGGCTCGATCGGCGCGTCGGCGCTGGATGTCATCGCACGCCATCCCGACCGCTACCGCGCGGGCCTGCTGGCGGCCGGCGGCAACGTGGAGGCCCTGCTCGCCCTCTGCGTCGCGCACCGGCCCGACCATGCGGTGATCGCCGACGAGGGCCTGTATGCGCGGCTCCGCGACGGCCTGTCCCAGGCCGGCCTGCCCACGCGTGCCCACGCCGGCACGGCCGCGCTGGATGCGCTGGTGGCGGAACCGGATTGCGGCATCGTGGTAGCCGCCATCGTCGGGGCCGCCGGGCTGTCGTCGACGCTCGCCGCGGCACGCGCGGGCAAGCGCCTGCTGCTGGCCAACAAGGAATCGCTGGTGCTCGCCGGCGAGCTGGTGACGGCCGCTGCGGACGCGGCAGGCGCCGAGATCATTCCGATCGACAGCGAGCACAACGCCATCTTCCAGTGCCTGCGTTCACGGCAGGCTCAGGCCGAGGTCAGCCGCATCGTGCTGACCGCGTCGGGTGGCCCGTTCCGGGGCCGCCGCCGCGCCGAGCTGGCGCAGGTCACGCGCGAGCAGGCCGTCGCGCATCCCAAGTGGTCGATGGGGCCGAAGATCTCGGTGGATTCGGCCACGCTGATGAACAAGGGATTGGAGCTGATCGAAGCCCACCACCTGTTCGGCGTCGGCCGTGAGCGGCTGGACGTGCTGGTGCATCCGCAGAGCCTGGTGCACTCGCTGGTGGAATTCGTCGACGGCTCCACGCTGGCGCAACTCGGGCTGCCCGACATGCGGACCTCGCTGGCGGTCGGCCTGGGGTGGCCGGAACGGATCGGCTCGGGCGTAGGCGGGCTCGACCTGTTGCAGCATCCGCGACTGGAGTTCGAGGCGCCGGACACCGATGCCTTCCCTTGCCTGCGACTGGCCTGGGAGGCGATGGCGGCGGGCGGTACCGCGCCGGCCGTGCTGAACGCGGCCAATGAAGTTGCGGTTTCAGCCTTTCTTCAGGGCCAAATCGGTTTCCTATCCATCCCCGCGCTGGTCGAGGATGCCCTCGCTGCGCTGCCTGCGGCACCGGCCGATTCGCTGGACGCGTTGCTGGCGGCGGATGTCGAGGCACGCCGGTTGACCGACCGCAATCTCGCAAGCCACCTCTCCGCATGA